A genomic window from Corynebacterium fournieri includes:
- a CDS encoding WXG100 family type VII secretion target, whose amino-acid sequence MQIKYDFAQIAGAAEDMRASASRINGDLAELKQMLQPMAQTWEGTAAAAYQAHQAKWDQAAEDLNQILNQIANTVEDGNSTMLAVNNAAANSWG is encoded by the coding sequence ATGCAGATCAAGTACGACTTCGCCCAAATCGCCGGCGCGGCAGAAGATATGCGCGCATCCGCCTCGCGCATCAACGGCGATCTGGCAGAGCTCAAGCAGATGCTCCAGCCCATGGCCCAGACCTGGGAAGGTACCGCAGCCGCCGCCTACCAGGCGCACCAGGCCAAGTGGGACCAGGCAGCAGAGGACCTCAACCAGATCCTCAACCAGATCGCGAACACCGTTGAAGACGGCAACTCCACCATGCTCGCCGTCAACAACGCCGCCGCAAACAGCTGGGGCTAA
- the rpsI gene encoding 30S ribosomal protein S9: MTEPNNFDNTAAEELGTDVDAATAATEEFNYTIGDAIAPEADAAEETVEAAPLHEGPIQTVGRRKRAIARVTVVEGEGKITVNGREFEDYFPNKLHQQDILTPLTLLEREGQFDIKANISGGGPTGQSGALRLAIARALNIYNPAERQALKKAGLLTRDARAVERKKAGLHKARRAPQYSKR; this comes from the coding sequence ATGACCGAGCCGAACAACTTCGACAACACCGCCGCTGAAGAGCTGGGCACCGACGTCGACGCCGCAACCGCCGCGACCGAGGAGTTCAACTACACCATCGGCGACGCAATCGCACCCGAGGCCGACGCTGCCGAGGAGACCGTTGAGGCTGCTCCGCTGCACGAGGGCCCGATCCAGACCGTCGGTCGCCGTAAGCGCGCCATTGCCCGCGTGACCGTCGTCGAGGGCGAGGGCAAGATCACTGTCAACGGCCGCGAGTTCGAGGACTACTTCCCGAACAAGCTGCACCAGCAGGACATCCTCACCCCGCTGACCCTGCTCGAGCGCGAGGGCCAGTTCGACATCAAGGCCAACATCTCCGGTGGCGGCCCGACCGGCCAGTCCGGTGCGCTGCGTCTGGCTATCGCCCGTGCGCTGAACATCTACAACCCGGCTGAGCGCCAGGCCCTGAAGAAGGCCGGCCTGCTCACCCGTGACGCCCGTGCCGTGGAGCGCAAGAAGGCTGGTCTGCACAAGGCCCGTCGCGCACCGCAATACTCCAAGCGTTAA
- a CDS encoding WXG100 family type VII secretion target: MEQFATEAEVMRAAADRTDDTNADVNREIDRIQQVAEATRGYWVGNAQRSFDELMVRYDDAQRRLSEALSAIAVNIRDNAKHYETTDANNTDSLRQIAGGLAL, translated from the coding sequence ATGGAGCAGTTCGCAACCGAAGCTGAGGTCATGCGCGCCGCTGCAGACCGCACCGACGACACCAACGCGGACGTCAACCGCGAAATCGACCGCATCCAGCAGGTCGCCGAAGCCACCCGCGGCTACTGGGTGGGCAACGCCCAGCGCAGCTTCGACGAGCTCATGGTCCGCTACGACGACGCTCAACGCCGACTCTCAGAAGCGCTCAGCGCCATCGCCGTGAACATCCGCGACAACGCCAAGCACTACGAGACCACCGACGCCAACAACACCGACAGCCTCCGCCAGATCGCCGGCGGGCTCGCACTCTAA
- the rplM gene encoding 50S ribosomal protein L13 → MSTYHPKSGDITRKWYVIDATDVVLGKLASTVADILRGKHKPQYAPNVDTGDHVIVINADKIHISSNKREREMRYRHSGYPGGLKSMTLGRALDERPDRVIEEAVKGMMPHNKLSRQSIKKLHVFVGAEHPYAGQQPETYEFKQVAQ, encoded by the coding sequence ATGTCTACTTACCACCCGAAGAGCGGTGACATCACCCGTAAGTGGTACGTCATCGACGCAACCGACGTGGTGCTGGGCAAGCTTGCTTCCACCGTCGCAGACATCCTGCGCGGGAAGCACAAGCCGCAGTACGCGCCGAACGTTGACACTGGCGACCACGTCATCGTGATCAACGCCGACAAGATCCACATCTCCTCCAACAAGCGCGAGCGTGAGATGCGCTACCGCCACTCCGGTTACCCGGGTGGTCTGAAGTCCATGACCCTGGGCCGCGCCCTGGACGAGCGTCCGGACCGCGTGATCGAGGAAGCTGTCAAGGGCATGATGCCGCACAACAAGCTTTCCCGTCAGTCCATCAAGAAGCTGCACGTCTTCGTCGGTGCCGAGCACCCGTACGCTGGCCAGCAGCCGGAAACCTACGAGTTTAAGCAGGTGGCACAGTAA